A genomic region of Peptoniphilus sp. ING2-D1G contains the following coding sequences:
- a CDS encoding putative methyltransferase (High confidence in function and specificity): MINISERLKKIAYLADKGKIVADIGTDHGIVPIFLIVENISHKVIASDISKKSLKKTIDLIKEYNLEDKVETRVGDGLKVLKSGEVDNLIIAGMGGILISELINKDMEIAKQMDKIILQPMQATEHLRKYLCEKGFEIIDESIIHEDKKFFEIIVAKYTGEINLRDDIFYKIPLICYKRKDKVLKDFLLNEIKYNKNILNELKKVSKSERIEKREEKLLKLIEEYERLIWNIR, translated from the coding sequence GTGATTAATATTTCTGAAAGACTAAAAAAAATAGCATATTTAGCAGATAAAGGAAAAATAGTTGCAGATATTGGCACTGATCATGGAATCGTGCCAATTTTTCTTATAGTTGAAAATATAAGTCATAAGGTTATTGCCAGTGATATTTCAAAAAAATCTCTTAAAAAAACAATAGATCTTATAAAAGAATATAATTTAGAAGACAAAGTTGAAACCAGAGTTGGAGATGGACTGAAAGTATTAAAATCTGGAGAAGTTGATAATTTAATTATTGCCGGAATGGGCGGGATTTTAATATCTGAGTTGATAAACAAAGACATGGAAATTGCAAAACAAATGGATAAGATAATTCTTCAGCCAATGCAGGCAACAGAGCACCTCAGGAAATATTTATGCGAAAAGGGTTTTGAGATAATTGATGAGAGTATTATCCATGAAGATAAAAAATTTTTTGAAATAATAGTGGCAAAATATACGGGAGAAATAAATTTGCGTGATGATATTTTTTATAAAATACCATTAATTTGTTACAAAAGAAAAGATAAAGTACTCAAGGATTTTTTACTCAATGAGATAAAATACAATAAAAATATTTTGAATGAGCTTAAAAAAGTTTCAAAAAGTGAAAGGATAGAAAAACGAGAAGAGAAGCTTTTAAAATTAATTGAAGAATATGAGAGGTTAATATGGAATATAAGGTAG
- a CDS encoding Deoxyguanosinetriphosphate triphosphohydrolase-like protein (Deoxyguanosine triphosphate triphosphohydrolase (dGTPase) releases inorganic triphosphate, an unusual reaction product, from GTP.dGTPase preferentially hydrolyses dGTP over the other canonical NTPs; High confidence in function and specificity), whose protein sequence is MVNHRVLREKQEHKMYYKTASFADESKGRCFEEEKCTVRTDFQRDRDRILHSKAFRRLKHKTQVFISPGKDHFRTRLTHTLEVSQIARTIARALELNEDLIEAMSLGHDLGHTPFGHSGEHVLNKLNPRGFRHYEQSLRIVDFLSGRDNKQGLNLTFEVRDGILNHSGENQAHTLEGKILKYADRIAYINHDIDDATSAGIIEKSDLPKDLVKILGDTNSKRINTMINSVVNSSYHKDYVTMESEIEKATLKLREFMFDRVYLNKKVKSEEDKIEHLITELFDYYSEDIFRIPEENLKIYEDVNHTKEDIICDYIAGMTDTFAVKLYKSIFIPVGWSK, encoded by the coding sequence ATGGTGAATCATAGAGTTTTGAGAGAAAAACAGGAACATAAAATGTATTACAAAACAGCCAGCTTTGCAGACGAGTCAAAGGGCAGGTGCTTTGAAGAAGAAAAATGTACTGTGAGGACAGACTTTCAAAGGGATAGAGACAGGATTCTACATTCTAAAGCCTTTAGAAGATTAAAACACAAAACTCAAGTATTTATTTCTCCGGGAAAGGATCATTTCAGAACGAGACTTACTCACACGTTGGAAGTATCTCAAATTGCGAGAACTATAGCAAGAGCGCTTGAGTTAAATGAAGATTTAATTGAAGCGATGTCGTTGGGTCACGATTTGGGGCACACGCCTTTTGGACATAGCGGAGAGCATGTTCTGAACAAATTGAATCCCAGAGGTTTCAGACATTATGAGCAGTCTCTTAGAATAGTGGATTTTTTATCGGGCAGAGATAATAAGCAAGGTTTGAATCTGACATTTGAAGTAAGAGACGGAATTCTCAATCATTCGGGGGAGAATCAGGCTCATACATTAGAAGGTAAAATTCTGAAGTATGCAGACAGGATAGCTTATATAAATCACGACATAGATGATGCAACTTCAGCCGGCATTATTGAAAAAAGCGATTTACCCAAAGATTTAGTCAAAATTTTGGGCGATACAAATTCAAAAAGAATTAATACAATGATAAACTCAGTTGTTAACAGTAGTTATCATAAGGATTATGTAACAATGGAGTCTGAAATCGAAAAAGCCACTTTAAAATTAAGAGAATTCATGTTTGATAGAGTATATCTCAACAAAAAGGTTAAATCCGAAGAAGATAAAATAGAACACTTAATAACAGAATTATTTGATTATTATTCTGAAGATATATTCAGAATTCCTGAGGAAAATCTCAAGATATATGAAGATGTCAATCATACAAAGGAAGATATAATTTGTGATTATATAGCGGGCATGACAGATACTTTTGCGGTTAAATTGTACAAATCAATTTTTATACCTGTAGGTTGGAGCAAGTAG
- a CDS encoding DNA primase (RNA polymerase that catalyzes the synthesis of short RNA molecules used as primers for DNA polymerase during DNA replication; High confidence in function and specificity), with protein sequence MSYIIDDNLLDEIRNNIGIYDLISEYVDLKKSGSGYMGLCPFHNEKTPSFSVSPSKGIFHCFGCGEGGDQITFIMKRENLGFREAAKFIADKYGIEVREGSNSFNKEFSDKRNRAYEANKEAATFFLHNLRNNKFAYEYLQSRDIDNSTIATYGIGYAENSWDSLVKYLSAKGYKEEELEEFNLAVRSKKGTYIDRFRNRIMFPIIDTSRRVIGFGGRVLDNSVPKYLNTKDTIVFNKGKNLYNLNIIAEKTDRSKLILVEGYMDVISLYKSGINYSIASLGTALTPNQADLIKRYSKEIYICYDSDNAGIKATNRAIDILIEKNLYPKIVTLPEGLDPDDYIKKYGKLSFEMELSKAKTYLDYRIIKIKENYNIESSEGLSGFTSDVAQLLSRVKNPIERDVYADKIAKKYGISKNAIISYINILIKNNKLKIVEKNRFRKPEIKPVIIKKNDKRNSAEYILIKVAMCSESDYNYIAENLSSYEFSNVYCRIIFEELNEYYKIGNMNMNLFLDKLLKENLITEEFKNEILKINLNQVNFHATKKEIINTVKRDTLENRRKKILKEIETLELSNTNSKGSDNIKELIKELDDINIQIQSF encoded by the coding sequence TTGTCCTATATAATTGACGATAATTTATTAGATGAAATAAGAAACAATATTGGAATATATGATTTAATATCCGAGTACGTGGATTTAAAGAAAAGCGGAAGCGGATATATGGGTTTATGTCCTTTTCACAATGAAAAAACTCCTTCCTTTTCCGTATCCCCCAGCAAGGGGATATTTCATTGTTTTGGCTGCGGAGAAGGCGGAGATCAAATAACCTTTATAATGAAAAGGGAAAATTTAGGATTTAGAGAAGCGGCAAAGTTTATTGCAGATAAATATGGAATTGAAGTACGAGAGGGTTCAAATAGTTTTAATAAAGAATTTTCGGATAAAAGAAATAGGGCTTATGAAGCGAACAAAGAAGCGGCTACATTTTTTTTACATAATTTGAGAAATAATAAATTTGCTTATGAATATCTGCAAAGCAGGGATATTGATAACAGCACCATAGCTACTTACGGAATTGGATATGCGGAAAATTCGTGGGACAGTTTAGTAAAATACTTAAGCGCAAAAGGATATAAAGAAGAAGAGCTTGAAGAATTCAATCTGGCAGTTAGAAGCAAAAAAGGAACCTACATAGACAGATTTAGAAATAGAATAATGTTTCCCATAATAGATACAAGCAGAAGAGTTATAGGATTCGGGGGACGAGTTCTTGATAATTCAGTGCCGAAATATCTAAACACTAAGGACACTATAGTATTTAACAAAGGAAAAAATCTTTATAATTTAAATATTATTGCTGAAAAAACAGATAGAAGTAAACTAATTTTAGTGGAAGGATATATGGATGTTATATCTTTGTACAAAAGTGGTATTAATTATAGTATAGCGAGCCTTGGAACGGCGCTGACTCCAAATCAGGCGGATCTTATAAAGCGATATTCAAAAGAAATATATATATGCTATGACTCGGATAATGCAGGGATAAAGGCAACAAATAGAGCAATAGACATATTGATTGAAAAAAACCTATATCCTAAAATAGTTACTTTACCTGAAGGTTTAGACCCTGATGATTATATAAAAAAGTATGGAAAACTTAGCTTTGAGATGGAGCTTAGTAAAGCAAAGACTTATCTTGACTATAGAATCATAAAAATAAAAGAAAATTATAATATAGAATCTTCTGAAGGTCTTAGCGGATTTACAAGTGATGTAGCTCAATTGTTATCAAGGGTAAAAAACCCAATTGAAAGAGATGTATATGCTGATAAAATTGCCAAGAAATATGGGATTTCAAAAAATGCAATAATATCTTATATAAATATACTAATAAAAAATAATAAACTTAAAATTGTAGAAAAAAATAGATTTAGAAAACCTGAAATAAAACCGGTTATAATTAAAAAAAACGATAAAAGAAATTCAGCTGAATATATTTTGATTAAAGTGGCTATGTGTTCTGAGTCGGACTATAATTATATAGCTGAAAATTTGAGTTCTTATGAGTTCTCAAATGTATATTGTAGAATTATTTTTGAAGAACTTAATGAATATTATAAAATTGGTAATATGAATATGAATTTGTTTCTTGATAAGTTATTAAAAGAAAATTTAATAACCGAAGAGTTTAAGAATGAAATATTAAAAATCAATTTAAATCAAGTGAATTTTCATGCTACTAAAAAAGAAATTATCAATACAGTAAAAAGAGATACTTTAGAAAATAGAAGAAAAAAAATTCTAAAGGAAATAGAAACTTTAGAACTAAGCAATACTAATTCTAAAGGCAGTGACAATATAAAGGAATTAATTAAGGAATTAGATGATATTAATATACAAATTCAATCTTTCTAA
- the sigA gene encoding RNA polymerase sigma factor RpoD (Sigma factors are initiation factors that promote the attachment of RNA polymerase to specific initiation sites and are then released. This sigma factor is the primary sigma factor during exponential growth; High confidence in function and specificity), with product MKNLNAEMESMDTQKTDSKSKIIEKLKKRGKIKGNLTYEEIVNELEEIPMDSDEVDSLYQDLENDGIELLDDDKIDKKIKEEDDEEDKDNDPSKEDLSVPKGVSVDDPVRMYLKEIGKIPLLTGDEEVEIAKRMEKGETEAKKELAEANLRLVVSIAKRYVGRGMSFLDLIQEGNLGLMKAVEKFDYTKGFKFSTYATWWIRQAITRAIADQARTIRIPVHMVETINKLVRVQRQLVQEYGRDPLPEEIAVEMNLDVDRVREIQKIAQEPVSLETPIGEEEDSHLGDFIPDDEVLSPSDAATFTLLREQLDEVLTTLTNREKKVLILRFGLYDGRARTLEEVGKEFDVTRERIRQIEAKALRKLRHPSRSKKLKDFLE from the coding sequence ATGAAGAATCTTAACGCGGAAATGGAAAGTATGGACACGCAAAAAACCGACTCGAAAAGTAAAATCATTGAAAAGTTAAAGAAAAGAGGAAAGATAAAGGGAAATTTAACTTATGAAGAAATAGTCAATGAGCTTGAAGAAATTCCTATGGATTCTGATGAGGTGGACAGTCTTTATCAAGACCTTGAAAATGACGGCATCGAATTATTAGATGACGACAAAATAGATAAAAAGATAAAAGAAGAAGATGATGAGGAAGACAAGGACAACGACCCTTCCAAGGAAGATTTAAGCGTACCCAAGGGAGTAAGTGTCGATGATCCCGTTAGAATGTATCTGAAGGAAATAGGTAAAATTCCCCTGTTGACAGGTGATGAGGAAGTAGAAATTGCCAAGAGGATGGAAAAGGGAGAAACAGAAGCAAAAAAGGAACTTGCCGAAGCGAACTTAAGACTGGTTGTTTCCATTGCAAAAAGATATGTCGGAAGGGGCATGAGCTTTTTAGACTTGATTCAGGAAGGTAATCTCGGCCTTATGAAGGCTGTAGAAAAATTTGATTATACAAAGGGGTTTAAGTTTTCAACTTATGCTACATGGTGGATTCGTCAAGCTATAACAAGAGCCATTGCCGATCAAGCCCGAACTATAAGAATACCGGTGCATATGGTTGAAACGATAAATAAATTGGTAAGAGTTCAAAGACAATTAGTTCAAGAATATGGAAGAGATCCCTTGCCTGAAGAAATAGCCGTGGAAATGAATTTAGATGTAGATAGAGTAAGAGAGATACAAAAAATTGCTCAAGAACCGGTATCTCTTGAAACACCAATTGGGGAGGAAGAAGATTCTCATCTTGGAGATTTCATACCTGATGATGAAGTATTATCTCCATCCGATGCAGCCACTTTTACACTTTTACGAGAACAACTTGATGAAGTTCTGACCACTCTTACAAATAGAGAAAAGAAAGTTTTGATTTTAAGATTTGGCTTATATGATGGAAGGGCACGTACACTTGAGGAAGTTGGAAAAGAATTTGATGTAACAAGGGAAAGAATAAGACAAATTGAAGCCAAAGCCTTGAGAAAATTAAGGCATCCGAGCAGAAGTAAAAAATTAAAGGATTTTTTAGAGTGA
- a CDS encoding putative conserved protein (High confidence in function and specificity) has protein sequence MEYKVEEIVNFIENWAREEYQEEWDNSGYQIAFKKKSVSSVVLALDLTDNVVDEAVKRKAKLIITHHPLFFEGVKTISEDEYKGANIIKLIKNDISLYSAHTSLDIAKDGVNYNIIKELDLNNSMGLSLTDKGNFIGLYADNNKKYSFEEILSKLRNINGNLKIYGRLPGKITKIAVCGGSGFDLIDDVLKIDAEIFITGDIKHHQAQTAYEKNLCLIDIGHYEGEVPVLDEIEKKLKNNFKIDVYKYVNNDFKVDL, from the coding sequence ATGGAATATAAGGTAGAGGAAATAGTTAATTTTATAGAAAATTGGGCAAGGGAAGAATACCAAGAAGAATGGGATAACAGCGGCTATCAAATTGCATTTAAGAAAAAAAGTGTTTCTTCAGTAGTTTTAGCTCTTGATTTAACCGATAATGTTGTCGATGAAGCTGTGAAAAGGAAGGCAAAGCTCATAATAACTCACCACCCCTTATTTTTTGAAGGAGTAAAGACAATATCTGAGGATGAATACAAGGGAGCTAATATAATCAAGTTAATCAAAAATGATATAAGTCTTTATAGTGCTCATACATCTTTGGATATAGCTAAGGATGGTGTAAATTATAATATAATTAAAGAACTGGATTTAAATAATTCAATGGGCTTGTCTCTTACAGATAAAGGCAACTTCATTGGATTATATGCTGATAATAACAAAAAATACAGTTTTGAAGAAATTTTATCAAAACTGAGAAATATTAACGGCAATTTGAAGATATACGGAAGGCTTCCAGGTAAAATAACTAAAATAGCAGTTTGTGGAGGATCAGGATTTGACTTAATTGATGATGTGTTAAAAATAGATGCAGAGATTTTCATTACAGGAGATATTAAACACCACCAGGCGCAAACAGCCTATGAAAAGAATCTATGTTTAATTGATATAGGTCATTACGAAGGAGAAGTGCCGGTGCTTGATGAAATAGAGAAAAAATTAAAAAATAATTTTAAAATAGATGTTTATAAATATGTAAATAATGATTTCAAAGTTGATTTATAA
- a CDS encoding Hypothetical protein (High confidence in function and specificity): protein MSINKKGSLSVLALCLISFFGLKDTGIFVSDHVQTTYSGNKVYFEVGERADIINLSDRGYIVQKGKAQVTVPYEKVQLTEKITKTFKVVKNATIKNDKEEIIRNLFIGEELVQISENKEFIRAKCEDGTTGNVSVEALELISENKENFNVEIPKETVTLKKVEKAEEDTKVKMSYVEKAKADDVVYSSEKSKIAVESALDKLGATYVYGDTGESGYDCSGLVYAVYKNQMGINLPRSSKEQSGYGKQISKFELKPGDLVFFNTSGSGVSHVGIYMGNDEFVHASSGQSKVVVSKLSDDYYADRYVNATRVL from the coding sequence TTGAGTATTAATAAAAAGGGTTCTTTATCTGTATTGGCTCTATGTTTAATTTCGTTTTTCGGGCTAAAAGATACAGGCATTTTTGTCAGTGATCATGTTCAAACCACTTACAGCGGTAATAAAGTTTATTTTGAGGTAGGCGAAAGAGCCGACATAATAAATTTATCTGACAGAGGTTACATAGTACAAAAAGGAAAAGCACAAGTAACAGTACCATATGAAAAAGTTCAATTAACTGAAAAAATAACAAAGACATTTAAAGTTGTAAAAAATGCGACTATTAAAAATGATAAAGAAGAAATAATAAGAAACTTGTTTATTGGTGAAGAACTGGTTCAAATTTCAGAAAACAAGGAATTTATTAGAGCTAAGTGTGAAGACGGAACAACAGGAAATGTTTCAGTTGAAGCTTTGGAACTTATTTCAGAAAATAAGGAAAACTTTAATGTTGAAATTCCTAAAGAAACAGTTACTTTGAAAAAGGTAGAAAAAGCGGAAGAAGATACCAAGGTAAAGATGTCCTATGTAGAAAAGGCTAAAGCTGATGATGTTGTATATTCTTCAGAAAAATCAAAGATTGCTGTTGAATCAGCTCTTGATAAATTAGGAGCTACATATGTATATGGTGATACCGGTGAATCCGGATATGACTGTTCGGGATTGGTATATGCAGTTTATAAAAATCAAATGGGAATTAATTTGCCCAGATCATCAAAGGAACAATCAGGATATGGAAAGCAGATTTCAAAATTTGAACTTAAACCCGGAGATTTAGTATTTTTCAATACCTCTGGAAGTGGAGTATCACATGTTGGAATATACATGGGAAATGATGAATTTGTACATGCATCAAGCGGACAAAGTAAAGTGGTTGTTTCTAAATTAAGCGACGATTATTATGCAGACAGATATGTAAATGCAACCAGAGTTTTATAA
- the topA gene encoding DNA topoisomerase 1 (Releases the supercoiling and torsional tension of DNA, which is introduced during the DNA replication and transcription, by transiently cleaving and rejoining one strand of the DNA duplex. Introduces a single-strand break via transesterification at a target site in duplex DNA. The scissile phosphodiester is attacked by the catalytic tyrosine of the enzyme, resulting in the formation of a DNA-(5'-phosphotyrosyl)-enzyme intermediate and the expulsion of a 3'-OH DNA strand. The free DNA strand then undergoes passage around the unbroken strand, thus removing DNA supercoils. Finally, in the religation step, the DNA 3'-OH attacks the covalent intermediate to expel the active-site tyrosine and restore the DNA phosphodiester backbone; High confidence in function and specificity), whose protein sequence is MAKNLVIVESPTKAKTIKKMLGSNYKVIASVGHVRDLPKSRLAIDVDNNFEPEYINIRGKGKIINELKKESAKADRVFLATDPDREGEAISWHLSHILNMDPEEESRVTFNEITKNTIRRQIKNPRAIDKDLVDAQQARRILDRLTGYKISPLLWRKIKNGLSAGRVQSVALKIICDKEQEINEFISEEYWEIEAVLKKGRKSFSSKYYGELKDNKNVKIEIKNEKQADEILNKLDPENFIISEIKEGTRAKKPVQPFTTSTMQQESSRKLNFTSRKTMMIAQNLYEGVSIPKEGQVGLITYMRTDSTRMSEDAKNRILEFISEEFGKNYVGKGIFSKRGQNVQDAHECIRPTDVNRTPESIKGSLSRDEFKLYNLIWKRTVASLMKEALYSTMAIEIINNSQIFKSSGSQIKFDGFLKVYNFTQEKDNILPDLEEKETLKSKSIEKSQHFTQPPARYNEAALIKKLEDLGIGRPSTYAPIMSTLLSRYYVVLEDKKLFPTELGIAVNDLLRENFKDLINEKFTANMENELDEIAKGNLQWQKLIGEFYKKLEKDLKVADKNVEKVEIRDKETDIICDKCGRNMVIKMGRYGKFLACPGFPECRNTKPLIEKIGVKCPDCDDGDIVVKRSKKGRKFFGCSNYPECGFISWNKPIDRKCPKCGSILTEMNSKNKKVIKCSNTTCDYRENIDD, encoded by the coding sequence TTGGCTAAAAATTTAGTTATAGTCGAGTCACCTACTAAGGCGAAGACTATAAAAAAAATGCTTGGCAGCAATTATAAAGTTATTGCTTCTGTAGGGCATGTTAGAGATCTTCCTAAAAGTAGATTGGCAATAGATGTAGATAATAATTTTGAACCTGAATATATAAATATTAGAGGTAAAGGAAAAATCATAAATGAATTGAAAAAGGAATCGGCAAAAGCTGACAGAGTTTTTCTTGCAACTGACCCGGATAGAGAAGGAGAGGCTATATCTTGGCATCTGAGCCATATCCTAAATATGGACCCGGAAGAAGAGTCAAGGGTTACCTTTAATGAAATCACCAAAAATACAATAAGAAGACAAATTAAGAATCCAAGAGCCATTGATAAAGATTTAGTTGATGCGCAACAGGCAAGAAGAATATTGGATAGGCTTACAGGTTATAAAATAAGTCCACTTTTGTGGAGAAAAATAAAAAATGGTCTTTCTGCAGGTCGTGTGCAATCTGTAGCTCTTAAAATCATTTGCGATAAAGAGCAGGAGATAAATGAGTTTATATCTGAGGAATACTGGGAAATAGAAGCAGTACTTAAAAAAGGCAGAAAAAGCTTTTCATCAAAATATTATGGAGAATTAAAAGACAATAAAAATGTAAAAATTGAGATAAAAAATGAAAAGCAAGCCGATGAAATATTAAATAAATTAGACCCGGAAAATTTTATTATATCGGAAATAAAAGAGGGAACAAGAGCTAAAAAACCGGTTCAACCTTTTACCACATCTACAATGCAACAGGAAAGTTCCAGAAAATTAAATTTCACAAGTAGAAAAACCATGATGATAGCTCAAAACTTATATGAGGGTGTATCCATTCCCAAAGAAGGACAAGTAGGACTTATAACCTATATGAGAACGGACTCCACAAGAATGTCGGAGGATGCAAAGAACAGGATTTTGGAATTTATAAGTGAAGAATTCGGCAAAAACTATGTAGGTAAAGGAATTTTTTCAAAAAGGGGCCAAAACGTTCAAGATGCTCATGAGTGCATAAGACCAACAGATGTGAATAGAACACCGGAGAGTATAAAGGGCTCTTTATCAAGAGATGAATTTAAACTGTACAATTTAATTTGGAAAAGAACTGTTGCTTCTTTAATGAAGGAAGCTTTATACAGCACCATGGCTATTGAGATAATAAATAACTCTCAAATATTTAAATCCTCAGGCTCACAAATAAAATTTGACGGATTTTTAAAAGTCTATAATTTCACACAGGAAAAGGATAATATATTGCCTGACTTGGAAGAAAAAGAAACTTTAAAATCAAAATCCATTGAGAAATCTCAGCATTTCACTCAACCACCTGCAAGATATAACGAAGCGGCTTTAATTAAAAAGCTTGAAGACTTAGGAATAGGACGCCCTTCAACCTATGCACCGATTATGAGTACACTCCTATCAAGGTACTATGTAGTTTTAGAGGATAAAAAATTATTCCCAACGGAATTAGGGATAGCAGTAAATGACTTACTTCGTGAAAATTTCAAAGATTTGATAAATGAAAAATTTACAGCAAACATGGAAAATGAATTGGATGAAATCGCAAAGGGCAATTTACAATGGCAAAAGCTTATAGGGGAATTTTATAAAAAGTTGGAAAAAGATTTGAAAGTTGCCGATAAAAATGTTGAAAAAGTCGAAATAAGAGATAAAGAAACCGATATAATTTGCGATAAATGTGGCAGAAATATGGTAATAAAAATGGGCAGATACGGAAAATTTTTAGCATGTCCGGGGTTTCCAGAGTGCAGAAATACAAAACCTCTTATTGAAAAAATAGGAGTAAAATGCCCGGATTGTGATGATGGAGATATAGTTGTAAAAAGGAGCAAAAAAGGTAGAAAATTTTTCGGATGCAGCAATTATCCGGAGTGCGGTTTTATATCATGGAATAAACCCATTGACAGGAAATGCCCAAAATGTGGCAGTATTTTAACGGAAATGAATTCCAAAAATAAAAAAGTTATAAAATGTAGCAACACAACCTGTGATTATAGGGAAAATATCGATGACTAA
- a CDS encoding putative pyruvate, phosphate dikinase regulatory protein (Bifunctional serine/threonine kinase and phosphorylase involved in the regulation of the pyruvate, phosphate dikinase (PPDK) by catalyzing its phosphorylation/dephosphorylation; High confidence in function and specificity), which produces MSDSAITIYVISDSIGETGELIAKASVKQFETNDFEIKRYPYHNSIEDIEPVLEDAAKYSNSLVVYTNVVAETSEYIKQKGKELGLKTVDVMKEPMARIEEIVGYPPRREPGLIRRLDENYFKKVEAIEFAVKYDDGKDPRGAKKADICLIGISRTSKTPLSMYLAHKLYKVANIPLVPEVPVPKEVYQKDVRRVIGLTCNPEKLISIREARLKSLGLSESAKYADLGRIKEELSYSKQIMEELGCIVIDVSDRAMEETAGIIIDYIESNK; this is translated from the coding sequence ATGTCTGATAGTGCAATAACTATATATGTAATATCTGATTCCATAGGGGAAACAGGAGAGTTAATAGCGAAAGCATCTGTAAAGCAGTTTGAAACGAACGACTTTGAAATAAAAAGATATCCTTATCACAACAGCATTGAAGATATAGAACCTGTTCTTGAAGATGCTGCAAAATATTCCAACAGCTTAGTAGTCTATACCAACGTGGTGGCGGAAACCAGTGAATATATAAAACAGAAGGGAAAAGAGTTAGGGTTAAAAACTGTAGATGTAATGAAGGAGCCTATGGCGAGGATTGAAGAAATAGTCGGGTATCCTCCTCGCAGAGAGCCGGGTCTCATCAGAAGGCTCGATGAAAATTATTTCAAAAAAGTAGAGGCTATAGAATTTGCTGTAAAATATGATGACGGTAAAGATCCGAGAGGAGCAAAAAAGGCGGACATATGTTTAATCGGGATTTCAAGAACATCAAAAACACCTTTATCCATGTATCTTGCTCATAAACTGTATAAAGTTGCAAATATACCCCTTGTTCCTGAAGTACCGGTGCCGAAGGAAGTATATCAAAAGGATGTGCGCAGAGTCATTGGATTGACATGTAACCCTGAAAAACTTATTTCAATAAGGGAAGCAAGGCTTAAATCTCTGGGGCTATCGGAAAGTGCAAAATACGCTGATTTAGGTCGAATTAAGGAAGAGCTTTCCTATTCAAAACAAATAATGGAAGAGTTGGGATGTATTGTAATAGATGTTTCTGACAGAGCTATGGAAGAAACAGCGGGAATAATAATAGATTATATTGAAAGCAACAAGTAG